One Psilocybe cubensis strain MGC-MH-2018 chromosome 9, whole genome shotgun sequence genomic window, TTCAAAAGTAGCGACCGCTTTTTGCAGTGCACTGCCAGCCTGACAAGCCGAATATCAGATGAGCGCACCATATATCTGGCAGGCTATTGCATAGTCGGTCTCTTTAAACGGCACTGCTTACGGTGTCGTTTACAACCGTACTATTGTGTATTAATATGTAAACAAATGTGCTACATTCTTGTACAAGAGAACAACTTTCTCAAATCAATGTGAGATTGGCAATGGCACTTCAGCGTGACCGTAGAGGTCCTTGGTATCATCttgatttaatttttttGGTCTTCGATTATCTCACTCGGAAAGCCTTTTAACAAAATATATAAAGCGCAATTTTGTTTAAATAAATATATAGATCTATATAAATCTACAGTTACCTCGAATACTGAACGGAGAATCCTTTGTTGAAGGCAACACCAACAGTAACATCCAACACCTTGTTGGCAGCATCATAAGAAACATCGGACCTTTTCACCGACCTGCCATCAACCGTCACCCTCGAAGGGTTGGCATTAACCCCGAGGAATCTCACACGGGCAACATTGACGCCCGTGCGGTATCCAAAACGACCGGACACATCCAGCTTGCCATTCGAGAACGCGAACTTGACATTGGTCGAAGAGGTAACGACGAGAGATTCCCCGTCATCGATGTACAGGGAGCCAGAGGCCTCTCCACGTGCGTTGGGCGCGACGACGAGCTCAAAGTCTGTCTTGCGCAGCTCGATGGTGGTCATGGCGGACTTGCTGCGAAGGGGCAGGACGACACCGCTCTTGATGTGCAGAGGGATCTCAGTGAAGCTAACATTCTCGAATTTAACGAAGGAGCCGGTGCCTTGAACGGGCGCGAGCGTGTTGAAGTCATAGAAGGTATCCTTAGGGAGATAGATGGAGACCGACGTGGCGTCATCTTCAGTGACTGGAGAAACGAGGATGGAGTCTCCGTAGAAGAACTGGAGGTCAATGGGGAAGGTGTTACTGTCCTTGGGGTACTTAAACCACAAGGGATGGAGGACGGGAGTTCCATCAAGATGGGCTTGGTGGAAGGCGGTGTAAAGATAGTCCATTAGACGGTAGCTTGACCCTTCATTAGCAGGGGCTGAAGGGATTTctaaaaaaaacataccgaACATCGATAGCGGACCTCGCAGCCTCAGCAACAGTGGGCCAGATGTAGAACTCCTGACTGATGGAGTCTTCGCCGTTGTGCTAATGACAGATTTGAGAATGAAGGTTCGAAAAAGTACAAAATAAATCACGAACATTGCGCATGAAGGGTTGGAAGGCTCCAAGCGAAGCCCAACGTGCGCAGAGCGTTTCAGTTGTATTGCCACCTATGAAAAACCACAGTTTGAGTATATGGAATTCGTATTAATCAGTGAAAGGGCTTACCGAAGCCACAAATATCGCTGCCCACCATGGGGACCTGATAAATGGAGGCAAAGCCAAGCATCCCAGCGATAGAGAAGCGGTAGTGGTCCCACAAGCTAAGATTATCCCCAAGCCATTTGCCGACGTGAGCACCGGCGCCAGCAAAGGTAGAGCGAGTGATGATCAAGGGCTTCTTGGACGGGCGGCGTGCCAGCATCGCATGACGAGTCTCCGTGGACATCATTGAACCATAGAGATTGTGTGTATCATACTGAGTTAATCCATTGTATTGCTTGATGGAGGTCTGTGAGGCTTGGGTAAGCGATGGTTATTGTGGAGAGAGTACGTGCTGCCTACATCGGCGGTTTTGTTCGACAGTGACCCAATAGCATTGTCGATAGCGTATGGAGGGTTAATGATGTCATCCCTCTTGCTAAGCTGTGCAACTTCGGCGGAAGTGTTGGTAAAGAGCGGTGTATCAGCATTGGGAGGGAGTCGGGGACGAGGGGGAGGAAGCTTCTGCTCGATAGACTGGGCGTATGGATCGGCGCAGGGAGCAATGCAGAACTGAAATTTCGAGCAATTATTGAATGGCACAAGGTTTTGAGAAACTAATGACTCTTACACTGGCAGGTTCGTTCATGTCGATCCAAACACCGTCGATATCAACGCCAGTTTGAGGGTTGTAGAAGCGCTTAAATTGATTTGTCCAGTACCTTACACGCCCATATTAGTTGTTGATCGCCGCGAAAATAAACAAACTCACTTGCGAATATTCTTGTGGAACCAATCTGAAAGTACAATCGTTCAGTTGAGTCTAAATTCACGTTCACTTTTCTAAGCTTACCAGGGAAAACGCTAACACCTATGGTAAATGCTTAGAAACATTTACAGAACGCGCGAATGCAATACGTACCTGCCCAAACAAGGCCGATGTAGGGGTCTCCGGTACTATTTTTCAAATAAATATCGAGCTCCTTCCCTTCTTCATATGCGGCATAGCCTTCCCCGGGGAAATATCCGATGGCGGGATCTGTCATCATAACTGTGCGTGCAGTCGTTAGGAATTGTGATGAGTGATGTATAATAGTACTTGCTGTATTTCTGTCCCTTTCCATGGAGGTAATCAACGATTTCCCTGACCTTCTTCAGAGGGAAGTAATCGGGATCGAGGGTGAAAGTCCTTCGCCTGTCCATGTAATCTGTAATACGGTTAGACTGGCTATACGTATAGGAAAGGGTAAAACTTACCAATATCTGTCCACATTGTTTCGAGGGGGATCTTGGAAGCTGCGTATCTGACAATAACATTGgcaacatcaacaaaatCTGCAACAAACAGTGTAAGAAATTGGAGGTTCAACAAATGTTAAAAGAGCGAACCTCTGTAGCCGAATCGACACTGGTGGAACCCAAACGACCAGTATGGTACTTCCGCGGGTAGTCCAACAACCTCAGAATATTGACGGGCTAATTCAGTGGGATCCCGTTCGCTGCCGGCAAGGAAATAGAAATCGAGAACACCTCCGATGATATTGTATTCAAGCGAGTTGCTGTTCAACTTGATATCCATGCCGTTCGAGTTGAGCAAGAAGACACCGTGGGTACCAGTCGTACGATGCTCAAAGTAGACGGGGTGGTTACCGTACAAGTTCGATCTGGGTGAAATGCCATACGCATCCCTCGACCAGAGAGTCAGGGTCAGGTTGTCGGTCGGAAGGTGGAAAGGATTTGTGTGCTCTCCGAGACCATAAATGTTGGGGTTCTGAGGCAAGTTGGTCTTGACACGAAGATACTGGGGTTCGAATATTAAAGGGTTGCCTGCAGTCGAAAATAGGACCTCGCGAGTGTTGGCACGATACACAGAGAATGAGAAGGGAGAAGTCGTGTAGTTGAAACGTATATTAGCGGCTTGCGGTGGCACAGAACGTCTGGCATCGGGGCGGGGAAAAACTGAAGCAGGTACTTCATATCGGGCGGCGGACGCGTCAACAATTTTGACGTGGATACGGTCGGCTGAAAAATAAGGTTAGCATTCGTCGATGATGAGAAGTCCAGTCCCCTACAGGTCTCGTATACAACGTTGAGGGACAGTTTGTTGATGTCGGGGCCAAAGACGTTGCATCCTGAGCCTCTCAGCGTAAGATCTGCGGTAAGCCCGTCGCGTTTTGTCCTAACATTGGTGGCAGTGTAGCCAGGGCATGCTTGGAGGATGCTGGGATCGacaacagcagcaagggTAGATACTGGCAGAAGAGATAAAGCTACAAGGGCGCGTAGCTTCGAGTTCCGATGCTGGTTGGACATCATGAGAAGGACCACAAAGAAAAGAGCAGAAAAGCGAACCACTTTATACTGCTAGACATGCAAAGCATGAACTTGGTGTTGCATTTCTCGGCTACAATGCATTTCCTTGGTAAATTGCATCTGATATGAGTCGGTAGAGTCCAATTTCTGATTAAGCCTTTGGTTTACCTTTCAGCCTGGCCCAAGAGTCGTTGCGCACGATGGGGGACTCTAGAAACCCGAGTTAGAAAACATCCGCATCCGATTTACAGACAAAAACCGGCCCTAAGTGATGATATTGGTCACGAGGCATGACCCCACATATTTTGTTGGGGTCTCACACTGATCGCGTAGGCTTTACATGTTCATCTCAACTCCATCCGTCCATTGGTATCCAAATATCTGCGACGAAGACGATTTAGAGTCGCATATTCACTGGGTTGAAAATCAAATGCCTCTTCTACCGACCGTTGTCAAATTTATCTGGTTCCAAACTCTGGGGATCAAGAAGGATTTGAGCGGCGTCGACAGCCATTAACATCGGCACCCATGGGGTGAAGTGGGGTAATGTAAGGCACTTTCTGATACCAGTATTTTTTTACCAGGTCAGAAGACATCTCAAGACTTTCGACAACGTGGTCGAAGGCTCGGAACTCCCGAATGCTCAAGCGCTCAGGCCCAGGTTTCAAAAACTTGGCTCTAACATGGGAACCGAATTATCCTCTATGAAGCCTGTGGTTTATTGTACGCCCTGTGCCTATGATTTTATACATGATGCAAGTCTGCGACAATGATAGAGGTCAATGAAAGCAACATTTTGGCTTAGTGGCGCACTGAGCTGACTCCCTCGTTGCAGCTCAATATTATTGACCATGAACTTTTTTACTGTTCCATGAACCTTTCGCGGCCTTTCGCTCGTAAAGGGGTGCTTGGGATTTGGAGCACAACAAGAAGTTGAGATGTGCGTAATGACGGCGTATATGAAAAAGGCTCCAATAAAAGGTTCGGATCTCGCATGAATCGTAAGAAATGATACAAATCGAATATCACATTTTAGGACGTCCACCGACAGAAGCGCTCAAGCCACGATAGCGCCACGCGAGTTCCACGCGGTATTCAAACATTTTGGGTCCATGAATCCATTGCGGCCGATTGACCAGCATTCTGGCCGAGGAGTTCTTATGTCCGTCTGCAGCCGATGCATATAATTTGCCAGTACACCCACACAGCAGGCTTCAGTCACCCCTTACCACTCAAGACTATCTATCGCCCAATTGAATCTTTGAGCAAAATTACAGTTGCCGCGTCCATTCCCGGACCTTTGCATCAGCGAATGTTCGAGAAATAGCAATAAAATAATGTCCGGTGCCCCGCAACCTCAACCCCATGCGTTCCAAATTCGGGTAATTCTGGGCCTTGGCCTTCATCATGAATGATTTTACGTAGCTTGCCTCCAAAACCTACTCAGACCCGCCGAATTCCAATTGCGTTTCTCTGGGTCTTGTCCTGTTTCTAGAAGGAAATCTTAGCTCAATCATGCGGCGAGGAACCGCTTCCCAGTGACGTTCGCACACAGGATAATTTTGCTAAACGTTGCACGTTGTCATGTACTTCGTTCTTTCGCAGCAATCGTTCATGATTCTATCCATCCACAATCACTGTATGGTTATCAACGTTTGGTAGAATCGAGTGGTTTGAGCATCTAACTCGCCTCTGTGGTTTACTGTCTTTGTGCTCACACCTCGAGTAACGACCCATCTTTGATTGTATATACGCTAACTTGACTAATATCAACCAGCAGGCAAACGGGTAGAGTCATTTTGACTATCTTTTGACTATCTATTTACTAGTACTCGCTACTTCCACGCACCATTGACGATTTATATTCGTATCATGCTCATACGACCAAATGCAGTTACACTATTGCTGCGCAATATACTGACGGTGCTCTCGCGATTTCTTTTCATTGTTGAAGAATCACGATTGGTTGAATTGAAAGAGACTTGCTCTCTTCCGCCTTTACCTATACCTTGCTTTCGAAGTTGACCGCCCCATTACCGCATCTGAAAATTATGTGCGTAATGCTCTAACTTTTGTGGTGATTTGACTTTgaattgacttgaaatttcAAACGGGCTTCAAAGAATAATTATTGATAAAATATTATGAGATAAAAAATCGTTGTGATATTTGTCGATCGATGTACTAAGCAAACGCTAAACGACCACGTAATTCTACTGTTAAATTGTCCATTCCGATAGGGATGTGCGAGTCGTTCTTTACCCGGCTAACGAAATAATGAACAGGTGCCGTGATTTATACCAAATTCTAGAAGGCAGTTCCCTGTTCGGAGCCTAGACGATAAAGTGTGAGTTAGTAAACTCCGTTTTGTAGTCGTTGAAGGCCCGAGGCATACTCTCTGCAAAGATTGGTTATTATTTTAGTATGACAGTACAATATGGCATAGAATAAATTTACACACCAGTCCTGCGGAAAGCAGTTCCCTGCTCAGAGGCTACAAAATAGAAGTCAGGACATTAATATTTATCAGGAGTTCAGAAGAGATTTTAAATACCATCAACGCGTTTAAAAGCCGTTCCCTGTTCACCGCGCTTGAATGCAGTGCTCTGCTCGTCACGTTTGAAAGCCGTGCCTTGTTCGCCACGTCGGAAAGCGGTGCTCTGCTCCTCACGCTTGAAGGCGGTCTCCTGCTCATCGCGCTTGAAAGCGGTCCCCTGATCATTGCGCTTGAAAGCGGTTCCTTGTTCGTCTCGCCTAAATTCAGTGCTCTGTTCGCCACGCTTGAAAGCAGTTCCTTGTTCGCCACGCTTGAAAGCAGTTCCCTGTTCGTCACGCTTGAACGCAGTGGACTGCTCGTCGCGCTTGAACGCAGTATTCTGCTCGCCACGTTTGAAAGCAGTACCTTGTTCATCACGTCGGAAAGTAGTGCCTTGTTCATCACGGCGGGACGCAGTGCCCTGTTCGCTACGTTTGAACGCGGTTCCCTGCTCGGCGTCTAAACCAAAATTCTCAAAACGGACAATGTTCGGGTGcaattcaaagaagcataccTTCTACTAAAAAGGCAAAAATTAAGAGCTGTCATAATTCTATTTCTAAATCAACAAAAACGTACCAGCTCTACGGAAGGCGGTTCCTTGTTCGGTGGCTGATAGAAGCTCAGGGAAAATGATATTGTAGGGGAGGAAGTTCATGGTGCTTACCCTCTATGAAAGAAGTTCAGAAATAGACAGAACCGGAATTTAGTGTAATTAGTACTCACTGGACCTACGGAACGCAGTTCCTTGCTCGGAAGCTTCGGAAAGTGTCGTTTATTTCCAAAGAGCAGCAAGACAGGATACAACCAAACTTACAAGGAATAAGATCTACAATTTGATTCAATATAAATATTGTATATAAGTAGGATATATAGCAAAGTAACACTCACCAGTCCTACGGAATGCGGTTCCCTGCTCTGAGTCTAAGTACAAGTATTATCATTCAGTCAAGGAGTGAAACATAAATTATGACCACATACTTTGGCTGGCTATTGGGCTAGCTGATACCATGAA contains:
- a CDS encoding putative alpha/beta-glucosidase agdC — protein: MSNQHRNSKLRALVALSLLPVSTLAAVVDPSILQACPGYTATNVRTKRDGLTADLTLRGSGCNVFGPDINKLSLNVVYETSDRIHVKIVDASAARYEVPASVFPRPDARRSVPPQAANIRFNYTTSPFSFSVYRANTREVLFSTAGNPLIFEPQYLRVKTNLPQNPNIYGLGEHTNPFHLPTDNLTLTLWSRDAYGISPRSNLYGNHPVYFEHRTTGTHGVFLLNSNGMDIKLNSNSLEYNIIGGVLDFYFLAGSERDPTELARQYSEVVGLPAEVPYWSFGFHQCRFGYRDFVDVANVIVRYAASKIPLETMWTDIDYMDRRRTFTLDPDYFPLKKVREIVDYLHGKGQKYIMMTDPAIGYFPGEGYAAYEEGKELDIYLKNSTGDPYIGLVWADWFHKNIRKYWTNQFKRFYNPQTGVDIDGVWIDMNEPASFCIAPCADPYAQSIEQKLPPPRPRLPPNADTPLFTNTSAEVAQLSKRDDIINPPYAIDNAIGSLSNKTADTSIKQYNGLTQYDTHNLYGSMMSTETRHAMLARRPSKKPLIITRSTFAGAGAHVGKWLGDNLSLWDHYRFSIAGMLGFASIYQVPMVGSDICGFGGNTTETLCARWASLGAFQPFMRNHNGEDSISQEFYIWPTVAEAARSAIDVRYRLMDYLYTAFHQAHLDGTPVLHPLWFKYPKDSNTFPIDLQFFYGDSILVSPVTEDDATSVSIYLPKDTFYDFNTLAPVQGTGSFVKFENVSFTEIPLHIKSGVVLPLRSKSAMTTIELRKTDFELVVAPNARGEASGSLYIDDGESLVVTSSTNVKFAFSNGKLDVSGRFGYRTGVNVARVRFLGVNANPSRVTVDGRSVKRSDVSYDAANKVLDVTVGVAFNKGFSVQYSR